Within Deinococcus sp. YIM 134068, the genomic segment TCGCGCAGGAAGCCGCCCGTGCTGGCGAGCTTCGTCACCTCGAAGGCATTCTCGGACAGCACCCGCACGAGGGCGGCGGCGTCGGCATCCTGAATTACGGCGAGCACCAGCTTCATGAGGCCTAGAGTAACAGAGGGGCGGGGGCAGGCGCAGCCAGCGTCCAGCCGCCAGCGGCCAGCGGGACAAAAAGAAAAGACCTCCCGCGTGGGGAGGCCGGGACGTGCTTGGGTGAAGGCTCAGGCGACCTGCTTCTTCTTGCCCACCGCGTTCTGCTCCTGGCCGAGGGCCTGGGTCTCGCGCAGGCGGAAGATCACGAGGCTGCCCACGAAGGTGCAGGTGATCATGCCGTGCGCGTTCAGGAGCGACAGAGCTTTCATCACGTCCTCGCGGGTCATGCGAAGCTGCTCGCTCATGTACAGGGCGCTGTCGGCGCGGCCCTCCAGGTAGTCGCGCACGCGCTTGGCGTCGTTCGTCAGCGGCGTGGCGGGCACGTCGGCAAGGCCGGGATCGGCGAGGCCGTACACCGCGCGGGTGCCCGT encodes:
- a CDS encoding transcriptional regulator — its product is MFNPPTLEDLQETRRANEKLVLKALESKPEWVETELAKTTSLALSHLRAALASLLDQGRVRRLPGTGTRAVYGLADPGLADVPATPLTNDAKRVRDYLEGRADSALYMSEQLRMTREDVMKALSLLNAHGMITCTFVGSLVIFRLRETQALGQEQNAVGKKKQVA